The Salegentibacter mishustinae genome includes a window with the following:
- a CDS encoding dihydrolipoyl dehydrogenase family protein, which translates to MGFEHFDVFVIGTGTAGKGVAKDCAKAGWKVAIADNREYGGTCPNRGCDPKKVLVGFTEIIDRATKMQGMGITKMPEVNWSDLMTFKETFVDAIPAATEKDLAALDIKMYHQSPKFLDENTLSVEGKTVTADKIVIATGQKAMPLKIPGEEYALLSEDFLDLKELPETMIFIGAGYIGMEFAHIAARFGVKVTMMDFAPGPLSNFDEDMVKYIQQVSEEDLGIDFIFNAEVNEIEKLQKNFRVKANQNGKEVSAKAEMVFNTAGRVPSIEDLDLEKGNVDFSKKGISVNEFLQNTTNKSVYACGDVSASSGLPLTPLSSQESKIVAANLLNKKEPKKADYPPQPTVVFTLPKLASVGLSEKEAKEQGYDYELEHKLVPEWFNAKHINEKIYAYKTLVDKKTGLVLGAHLVGPEASEIINMFVMAMCGKLDCETLKKMIFTYPSWASDIKGMV; encoded by the coding sequence ATGGGATTTGAGCATTTTGACGTATTTGTAATAGGAACCGGAACCGCCGGAAAAGGTGTAGCAAAAGACTGCGCTAAGGCAGGATGGAAGGTCGCGATAGCCGATAACAGAGAGTATGGCGGCACCTGCCCCAATCGTGGCTGTGACCCTAAAAAAGTTTTAGTTGGTTTTACTGAAATTATAGATCGCGCTACTAAAATGCAGGGCATGGGAATCACCAAAATGCCTGAAGTAAATTGGAGTGATCTCATGACTTTTAAAGAAACATTTGTAGATGCCATTCCTGCCGCCACTGAAAAAGATCTGGCTGCTCTGGACATCAAAATGTATCACCAATCTCCAAAATTTTTGGATGAAAACACGCTTTCTGTTGAAGGCAAAACGGTAACCGCAGATAAGATCGTTATCGCTACCGGGCAAAAAGCTATGCCATTAAAGATCCCTGGCGAAGAATATGCTCTTTTAAGCGAAGATTTTCTCGATCTAAAAGAATTACCCGAAACGATGATTTTTATCGGTGCGGGATATATTGGAATGGAATTCGCGCATATCGCAGCTCGTTTTGGGGTAAAAGTAACCATGATGGATTTTGCGCCAGGACCGCTTTCCAACTTCGATGAAGATATGGTGAAATACATCCAGCAAGTTTCGGAAGAAGACCTGGGAATCGATTTTATTTTTAATGCCGAAGTAAATGAAATTGAAAAACTGCAAAAGAACTTTAGAGTAAAAGCAAATCAAAACGGAAAAGAGGTTTCGGCCAAAGCTGAAATGGTTTTTAATACCGCAGGTCGCGTTCCATCTATAGAAGATCTGGATTTGGAAAAAGGGAACGTTGACTTTTCAAAAAAGGGAATTAGCGTTAACGAATTTCTTCAAAATACCACTAACAAGAGCGTTTATGCCTGTGGTGATGTTTCGGCAAGTTCTGGCTTACCTTTAACGCCACTTTCTTCACAGGAATCAAAGATCGTTGCAGCGAATCTTTTGAATAAAAAAGAGCCTAAAAAAGCAGATTATCCGCCGCAACCTACAGTAGTATTTACCCTGCCAAAACTGGCTTCCGTAGGACTTTCAGAAAAGGAAGCTAAGGAACAGGGATACGATTATGAACTGGAACACAAATTAGTGCCCGAATGGTTTAATGCAAAACATATCAATGAGAAAATATACGCCTATAAGACCCTGGTGGATAAAAAAACCGGACTCGTACTTGGGGCTCATTTAGTTGGCCCGGAAGCTTCCGAAATCATCAATATGTTTGTGATGGCGATGTGCGGAAAGCTGGATTGTGAAACTTTAAAGAAAATGATTTTCACTTATCCCAGTTGGGCAAGCGATATTAAAGGAATGGTTTAG
- a CDS encoding M28 family peptidase, with protein MLKNIPRFFSFIFIAIAVWFSFYSSQPKTIEAEDAPGTTFSTQRAFKHVEAIAQKPHYVGTEAHSRVRNYIVGKLQEMGLQAQTHEDYILNKNGVLVRPQNITARLEGNGNGEALVIMTHYDSNPHSSLGASDAGSGVGTILEGIRTFLAENKKHKNDIIILFTDAEELGLNGAELFIKDHPWAKDAKLALNFEARGSDGDSFMFLETNSGNAGLINSFKKANPEFPVTNSLVYSVYKMLPNDTDLTVLREQGDIPGYNFAFIDDHFDYHTATDTPKNLDKETLAHQGSYLMSLLDYFKDVDLAEVDAEEKVLFFNIPGGEIISYPFSWIFPMLILAFVLFFILLGYGFSKDRFQLKEILKSIIPFVVSLAFSGLLVFLLWKFLLYSYPEYSEMEQGFTYNGYYYIAAFVSLSLLISFFTYFRFRHIENKANLFVVPLFFWLLLCALLAFFLKGAAYFIIPGFFGLLQLFIMMRQESPNSLLMALLSLPAVFILVPFIKMFPVALGLKILFVSALLTVLLFQLLLPVFAYFKSNKKIAVLFFLVFNILLIIAHFKADFTKEHPKPNSLVYLFDADKNTTNWYSYDKMPDEWTEAYFGEEPLIAPSENKTFSSKYGSNFTWRTEAPKIDLESPGVTWEKTDSTSAFNSYSLKIATNRKANRIELFADRTIDFQSFKVNGLEADSVALGSNDFHIHTRRWHDRILTYHISGRDTLRLEFSLKNEIKPEFTLYESSYDLLENEALNVKPRPETMIPRPFVLNDAVIFKKTISPE; from the coding sequence ATGCTGAAAAATATACCTCGCTTTTTTTCATTCATTTTTATTGCCATTGCAGTTTGGTTTAGCTTTTACAGCAGCCAGCCAAAAACTATTGAAGCCGAAGATGCACCTGGAACTACTTTTTCTACCCAACGCGCTTTTAAACACGTTGAAGCAATTGCGCAGAAGCCCCATTATGTAGGAACTGAAGCCCATAGCCGCGTAAGAAATTATATCGTTGGTAAATTACAGGAAATGGGCTTACAGGCCCAAACCCACGAAGATTATATTCTTAATAAAAATGGCGTATTAGTCCGCCCTCAAAACATCACGGCTCGTTTGGAAGGAAACGGAAACGGTGAGGCTTTGGTGATTATGACGCATTACGACAGTAACCCGCATTCTTCCCTGGGTGCCAGTGATGCCGGCAGTGGCGTAGGGACAATTTTAGAAGGTATTCGCACTTTTCTAGCTGAAAATAAAAAACACAAAAATGATATCATCATTCTATTTACCGATGCCGAAGAACTCGGTTTAAATGGCGCCGAACTTTTTATAAAAGATCACCCCTGGGCTAAAGACGCTAAGCTTGCTCTTAACTTTGAAGCCCGAGGCAGCGATGGAGATTCTTTTATGTTCCTGGAAACAAATTCAGGAAATGCTGGGCTTATTAATTCTTTCAAAAAAGCAAACCCAGAATTTCCCGTTACAAATTCGCTCGTTTATAGCGTTTATAAAATGTTGCCTAATGATACCGATCTTACAGTTTTACGCGAACAGGGTGATATCCCAGGCTATAATTTTGCCTTTATAGACGATCATTTTGATTATCACACCGCGACTGACACTCCTAAAAACTTAGACAAGGAAACCTTAGCGCATCAAGGTAGTTATTTAATGTCTTTACTTGATTATTTTAAAGATGTAGATTTAGCCGAAGTAGATGCAGAAGAGAAAGTATTATTTTTCAATATTCCGGGAGGGGAAATAATTAGTTATCCGTTTTCCTGGATCTTCCCAATGCTTATTCTCGCTTTTGTTCTGTTTTTTATCCTTCTCGGCTACGGATTTTCTAAGGATCGTTTTCAGCTAAAAGAAATTTTAAAAAGTATTATTCCCTTTGTAGTAAGCCTTGCCTTTTCTGGCTTATTGGTTTTTCTACTCTGGAAATTCTTACTCTACAGCTATCCGGAATATTCAGAAATGGAACAGGGTTTCACCTACAACGGCTATTATTATATCGCCGCTTTTGTTTCATTAAGCTTACTCATTTCGTTTTTCACCTACTTCCGATTTAGACATATAGAAAACAAGGCTAATCTATTCGTTGTTCCGCTATTTTTCTGGTTATTGCTTTGTGCTTTGCTCGCTTTCTTTCTAAAAGGCGCGGCTTATTTTATCATACCAGGTTTTTTCGGCTTGCTGCAGCTATTTATTATGATGCGTCAGGAATCGCCAAACTCCTTATTAATGGCGTTATTAAGCCTTCCGGCTGTATTTATTTTAGTGCCGTTTATAAAAATGTTTCCGGTAGCTTTAGGTTTGAAAATATTGTTTGTTTCAGCTTTACTCACGGTTCTATTATTTCAACTGCTGTTACCTGTTTTCGCTTACTTTAAAAGCAATAAGAAGATTGCGGTTTTATTCTTTTTAGTTTTCAATATTCTTTTAATAATCGCACATTTTAAAGCCGATTTCACCAAAGAACATCCCAAACCGAATTCGCTGGTTTATCTTTTTGATGCCGATAAAAACACTACCAATTGGTATTCTTACGATAAGATGCCAGACGAATGGACCGAAGCATATTTTGGAGAAGAACCATTAATTGCTCCTTCAGAAAATAAAACCTTTAGCAGTAAATACGGCTCAAATTTTACCTGGCGTACCGAAGCTCCAAAAATTGATCTAGAATCACCGGGCGTAACCTGGGAAAAAACCGATTCTACCTCAGCTTTTAATTCCTATTCATTAAAAATTGCTACCAACCGAAAAGCAAATAGAATAGAACTTTTTGCCGATAGAACAATAGATTTTCAAAGCTTTAAAGTAAACGGGCTTGAAGCCGATTCCGTTGCACTAGGAAGTAACGATTTTCATATTCACACCCGTAGATGGCACGACCGGATATTGACTTATCATATTTCGGGAAGGGATACCTTAAGACTGGAATTTAGTTTAAAAAACGAGATAAAACCAGAATTTACGCTCTACGAGTCCAGTTATGATTTGCTAGAAAATGAAGCCTTAAATGTAAAGCCAAGGCCCGAAACAATGATCCCACGGCCTTTTGTGCTAAATGATGCTGTAATTTTTAAGAAAACCATAAGCCCCGAGTAG
- a CDS encoding succinate dehydrogenase/fumarate reductase iron-sulfur subunit gives MKLNLKIWRQENATAKGKMVDYPVDGIDGDMSFLEMLDILNEQLVEKGEDTIQFDHDCREGICGSCSLQINGEPHGPDKLIATCQLHMRSFKDGDTIYIEPFRAKAFPVIKDLIVDRTAFDRIQQAWGYVSVNTSGNTVDANTIPIEKEKADESFNAATCIGCGACVAACKNASAMLFTSAKVSQYALLPQGRVEATERVQAMVRQMDEEGFGNCSNTGACEIECPKGISLENIARMNREYLSASIKG, from the coding sequence ATGAAGCTTAACTTAAAAATATGGCGTCAGGAAAATGCCACTGCTAAAGGAAAAATGGTAGATTATCCTGTAGATGGAATAGATGGAGATATGTCTTTTCTTGAAATGCTGGATATACTTAACGAGCAGTTGGTAGAAAAAGGAGAAGATACCATTCAGTTTGATCACGATTGTCGTGAGGGAATTTGTGGTTCTTGTTCTTTGCAAATTAACGGCGAGCCACACGGCCCAGATAAGTTAATCGCAACCTGCCAGTTGCATATGCGCTCTTTTAAAGATGGTGATACCATTTATATAGAGCCATTTAGAGCAAAAGCTTTTCCGGTAATAAAAGACCTTATTGTAGATCGTACTGCTTTTGATAGGATTCAGCAAGCCTGGGGGTATGTTTCAGTAAATACTTCGGGGAATACCGTAGATGCCAATACTATTCCAATAGAAAAAGAAAAAGCCGATGAATCTTTTAACGCGGCAACCTGCATTGGTTGTGGAGCTTGTGTAGCAGCTTGTAAGAATGCGAGTGCTATGTTGTTTACATCAGCAAAAGTTTCTCAGTATGCTTTACTTCCGCAAGGTCGTGTAGAAGCTACCGAGCGTGTTCAGGCAATGGTTAGACAAATGGACGAAGAAGGATTTGGAAACTGTAGTAATACGGGAGCCTGCGAAATAGAATGTCCTAAAGGAATTTCTTTAGAGAATATCGCACGTATGAACCGTGAATACCTTTCAGCAAGTATAAAAGGATAA
- the pdeM gene encoding ligase-associated DNA damage response endonuclease PdeM, whose amino-acid sequence MTINLQNQTFELHPSGAAFWKEEGILLISDVHLGKISHFRKFGSAVPHKAINANFLRLSEVVGKFQPKIVCFLGDLFHSDLNNEWRLFENWLSFVEAEVALIAGNHDIISPLKYEELSVKIHSEWQLNGFLLTHHPENRTDFFNLCGHIHPGYRLNGKGKQSLKLPCFFRRKDQLIFPAFGEFTGNFMMKLNEGEKAYAITQNEVILIENS is encoded by the coding sequence ATGACCATAAATCTCCAAAATCAAACTTTTGAACTTCACCCCAGCGGTGCCGCTTTTTGGAAAGAAGAAGGAATCCTCTTAATTAGCGATGTGCATTTAGGAAAGATTTCTCATTTCAGAAAATTTGGAAGTGCGGTGCCTCATAAAGCGATCAATGCAAATTTTTTAAGATTAAGCGAAGTAGTGGGGAAATTTCAGCCAAAAATTGTCTGCTTTTTAGGAGATCTTTTTCATAGCGATCTTAATAATGAGTGGAGATTATTCGAAAACTGGCTTAGTTTTGTAGAAGCCGAAGTAGCTTTAATAGCAGGAAATCACGATATAATTTCCCCCTTAAAATATGAAGAATTGAGCGTGAAAATTCATTCTGAATGGCAGCTTAATGGTTTTTTGCTTACCCACCATCCAGAAAACAGGACAGATTTCTTTAACCTTTGCGGACATATTCACCCGGGCTATCGATTAAATGGAAAAGGAAAACAAAGCCTTAAATTGCCTTGTTTTTTCCGAAGAAAAGATCAATTGATTTTTCCTGCTTTTGGAGAATTCACCGGGAATTTTATGATGAAGCTAAATGAAGGGGAAAAAGCATACGCAATTACCCAAAATGAAGTAATTTTAATAGAAAACAGCTAA
- a CDS encoding methionine aminotransferase — protein sequence MPDFQNLPSKLPAGKTSIFSVMSGLARKHKAIDLSQGFPNFETDNHLKELVCKAMKDGYNQYPPMNGIPELREQIVSKIENLYGKKYEEASEIIFTAGATQALYCAISAFVHPGDEVIVFKPAYDSYEPDIKLAGGKPVLIELKGKDFKIDWQEVEDRITSKTRMIVINTPHNPTGTVLSKSDMQQLEKLLKSTNIILLSDEVYEHLIYDDEQHQSASKFPGLAERAIVCASFGKTFHNTGWKMGYCVAPEVLMKEIIKFHQATVFCVNHPMQRAFAEYLKNPEHYLSLGNFYQQKRDKFLELMQGSKFKGTPSKGTYFQVMDYSEITDEHDVDFAKRLITEHGLATIPVSVFHKDGKDHKQLRFCFAKTDETLEKAAEILHKL from the coding sequence ATGCCAGATTTTCAAAATCTTCCTTCAAAACTTCCAGCCGGGAAAACCAGTATATTTTCAGTAATGAGTGGGCTTGCAAGAAAGCATAAAGCGATAGATCTTTCCCAGGGTTTTCCCAATTTTGAAACCGATAATCATTTAAAAGAGCTGGTTTGTAAAGCGATGAAAGATGGCTACAACCAGTATCCGCCCATGAATGGCATTCCCGAATTGCGGGAGCAAATAGTTAGCAAAATTGAAAATCTCTACGGAAAGAAATATGAGGAAGCTTCCGAAATTATTTTCACCGCAGGAGCTACCCAGGCTCTATATTGTGCTATAAGTGCATTTGTGCATCCCGGAGATGAAGTAATTGTTTTTAAACCGGCCTACGATTCTTATGAACCCGATATTAAACTGGCTGGAGGTAAACCTGTTTTAATCGAATTAAAAGGAAAAGATTTTAAAATCGACTGGCAGGAAGTTGAAGATAGAATAACTTCTAAAACCAGAATGATTGTAATTAACACGCCGCATAATCCAACAGGAACCGTTCTTTCAAAAAGTGATATGCAGCAACTTGAAAAATTGCTGAAAAGCACCAATATTATCTTGTTAAGCGATGAGGTATACGAGCATCTTATTTATGATGACGAACAGCATCAAAGCGCTTCCAAATTTCCCGGTTTAGCTGAAAGGGCTATTGTGTGTGCTTCCTTTGGCAAAACTTTTCATAATACGGGTTGGAAAATGGGCTATTGCGTAGCTCCCGAAGTTTTAATGAAGGAGATCATTAAGTTTCATCAAGCTACGGTTTTTTGTGTGAATCATCCAATGCAGCGGGCTTTTGCAGAATATTTAAAAAATCCGGAGCACTATTTGAGCCTGGGAAATTTCTATCAGCAAAAACGCGATAAATTCCTTGAGCTGATGCAAGGCTCAAAATTTAAAGGAACTCCCTCAAAAGGTACCTATTTCCAGGTGATGGACTATTCAGAAATTACCGATGAACATGATGTAGATTTTGCCAAAAGATTGATTACTGAGCACGGACTGGCCACTATCCCGGTATCGGTATTTCATAAAGATGGAAAAGATCACAAACAGTTGCGTTTCTGCTTCGCTAAAACCGACGAAACCCTGGAAAAAGCAGCTGAGATTTTACATAAATTATAG
- a CDS encoding NAD(P)H-binding protein, whose product MNISILGTGWLGLPLAKKLKEEHVVKGSVTSQEKIQPLRDAEITPYQIKIFTEGVQGDLTSFLAHAELLIIDIPPGLRSDPQADFVGKIGRIVDYIEKSPVGKVIFVSSTSVYKDQETFPEYTEENEANGTSEAAKQLNAAEKILLKNEHFQTAVVRFGGLIGPDRHPVHYLANKTGIKNPKAPVNLIQQEDCIKIINQIIKKEAWGKIFNAAYPGHPTREEYYSKTAKERNLNIPDFEQNGVSKGKKISSVNLKEVLGFDFERTI is encoded by the coding sequence ATGAACATATCTATATTAGGAACCGGCTGGCTGGGATTGCCACTCGCAAAAAAGCTGAAAGAAGAGCACGTAGTAAAAGGCTCGGTTACCAGTCAGGAAAAAATACAGCCATTGCGTGATGCTGAAATTACTCCCTATCAAATCAAAATTTTTACCGAAGGCGTTCAGGGTGATCTAACTTCGTTTCTTGCCCATGCTGAACTTTTGATCATTGATATACCACCTGGTTTACGCAGTGATCCCCAGGCCGATTTCGTAGGTAAAATAGGAAGAATTGTAGATTATATAGAAAAATCACCTGTAGGAAAAGTGATTTTTGTGAGTTCTACTTCAGTCTATAAAGACCAAGAAACCTTCCCCGAATACACCGAAGAAAATGAAGCTAACGGAACTTCAGAAGCCGCTAAGCAACTTAATGCTGCAGAAAAGATACTATTAAAGAATGAGCATTTTCAAACCGCAGTTGTTCGCTTCGGTGGATTGATTGGCCCGGACAGACATCCTGTGCATTATCTCGCTAACAAAACCGGGATTAAAAATCCAAAAGCGCCGGTAAATCTTATTCAGCAGGAAGATTGTATTAAAATCATTAACCAGATCATCAAGAAAGAAGCCTGGGGAAAGATTTTTAACGCCGCCTACCCAGGTCATCCCACAAGGGAAGAATACTACAGTAAAACGGCAAAAGAAAGAAACTTAAATATTCCCGATTTTGAGCAGAATGGAGTTTCGAAAGGAAAAAAGATTAGTTCGGTGAATTTAAAAGAGGTTTTAGGTTTTGATTTTGAAAGAACTATATAA
- the mfd gene encoding transcription-repair coupling factor, with translation MSKTIIAQSFAQSSQQQELRESLVSSEKNRTKIQLKGLVGSAFSFVVANAFKEAEKPFLLIFNDKEEAAYYLNDLEQLVGEKNVLFYPGSYRRPYQIEETDNANVLLRAEVLNRINSRKKPAIIVTYPDALFEKVVTRKELDRSTLKISVEDELSIDFVNEVLFEYKFKRVDFVTEPGEFSVRGGIIDVFSFSNDEPYRIEFFGDEVDSIRSFDVETQLSTDKVKKISVMPNVENKHLDEIRDSFLKYISEKTVVFVKNLDLLTAQADKLFSKAEEAFNKLSEEVKHSEPKELFCDGQLIKSQLELFSVVELSNQAYLEPQKNIEFQTKPQPSFNKQFDLLIDNLIENQENGYTNYIFCVSEQQAKRFHDIFDDQERIVKYQTITLALFQGFIDEAGKNICYTDHQIFERYHKFHLKNGYAKKQAITLKELGNLEVGDYVTHIDHGIGKFGGLQKIDVEGKKQEAIKLFYGERDILYVSIHSLHKISKYNGKDGKEPKIFKLGSNAWKKLKQKTKARVKHIAYNLIELYAKRRLQKGFAFGPDSYLQHELEASFMYEDTPDQSTATQAVKEDMENERPMDRLVCGDVGFGKTEVAIRAAFKAVDNGKQVAVLVPTTILAFQHHETFSERLKDFPVTVDYLNRFRTAKERRETLADLENGKVDIVIGTHQLVNKAVKFKDLGLLIVDEEQKFGVSVKDKLKTIKENVDTLTLTATPIPRTLQFSLMAARDLSTITTPPPNRYPIETNVIRFSEETIRDAVSYEIQRGGQVFFIHNRIENIKEVAGMIQRVVPDAKVGVGHGQMEGKKLEKLMLSFINGEFDVLVSTTIVESGLDVTNANTIFINNANNFGVSDLHQMRGRVGRSNKKAFCYFITPPYSVMTEDARKRISALEQFSELGSGINIAMKDLEIRGAGDLLGGEQSGFINEIGFDTYQKILNEAIEELKENEFQELYSESENIEDKTFVKDAQIDTDFEILFPDDYINNITERLNLYTQLNNITSEEELQKFEAELVDRFGELPTRAVDLLNSVRIKWIAASIGLEKIILKQGKLIGYFISDQQSRFYQTNTFTKVLQYVQTHRQKCTMKEKKTRNGLRLLLTFEKINSIESVLKVLQPLDFRLKEEEVEKTA, from the coding sequence ATGAGTAAAACTATTATCGCCCAAAGCTTTGCACAATCCTCGCAACAGCAGGAATTGCGGGAGTCCCTTGTCTCTTCTGAAAAAAATCGGACTAAAATTCAACTAAAAGGACTTGTTGGTTCTGCTTTTTCTTTTGTTGTAGCCAACGCGTTTAAAGAAGCTGAAAAGCCCTTTTTACTGATTTTTAATGATAAAGAAGAAGCTGCTTATTATTTAAACGATCTCGAGCAACTGGTAGGAGAAAAGAATGTGCTTTTTTATCCCGGCAGTTACCGCCGTCCTTATCAAATAGAGGAAACAGATAATGCGAATGTACTGTTACGAGCCGAAGTTTTGAACCGAATCAACTCGCGTAAAAAACCGGCGATAATTGTTACCTATCCCGATGCTTTATTTGAAAAAGTAGTTACTAGAAAGGAACTCGATAGAAGCACGCTAAAAATTTCTGTGGAAGACGAACTTTCTATAGATTTTGTAAACGAAGTTTTATTCGAATATAAATTTAAGCGGGTAGATTTTGTAACCGAACCGGGCGAATTTTCAGTACGTGGTGGAATAATAGATGTTTTTTCCTTTAGTAACGATGAGCCTTACCGTATCGAGTTTTTTGGGGACGAAGTAGATAGCATTAGAAGTTTTGATGTAGAAACCCAGCTTTCTACAGATAAAGTGAAGAAAATTTCGGTAATGCCGAATGTTGAAAATAAACACCTTGACGAAATACGGGACAGTTTTCTAAAATATATTTCAGAAAAAACCGTGGTGTTTGTTAAAAACCTCGATTTACTCACTGCCCAGGCCGATAAACTTTTTAGCAAGGCAGAAGAAGCTTTTAATAAACTTTCTGAAGAAGTAAAACATAGCGAACCCAAAGAGCTGTTTTGTGACGGGCAGTTAATTAAAAGTCAGCTGGAGCTTTTTTCAGTTGTTGAACTGAGCAATCAGGCGTATTTAGAGCCTCAGAAAAATATAGAATTTCAAACAAAACCCCAGCCTTCTTTTAATAAGCAATTCGATTTACTGATTGACAACTTAATTGAAAATCAGGAAAACGGATATACAAATTATATTTTCTGCGTTAGCGAACAGCAAGCCAAACGCTTCCACGATATCTTCGATGACCAGGAACGTATCGTAAAATACCAAACAATTACTTTGGCTTTATTCCAGGGCTTTATAGATGAGGCCGGAAAAAACATTTGCTATACCGATCACCAGATCTTTGAACGTTATCATAAGTTTCATCTTAAGAATGGTTATGCTAAAAAACAGGCGATTACCCTTAAGGAACTTGGTAATCTTGAGGTGGGCGATTATGTAACCCATATTGATCATGGAATAGGCAAATTTGGCGGACTTCAGAAAATTGATGTTGAAGGGAAAAAGCAGGAAGCCATCAAGCTTTTCTATGGCGAGCGCGATATTTTATATGTTAGCATACATTCGCTGCATAAAATTTCAAAATATAACGGGAAGGATGGCAAAGAGCCCAAGATCTTTAAATTGGGAAGCAATGCCTGGAAGAAATTAAAGCAAAAGACCAAGGCCCGGGTTAAGCATATTGCCTACAATCTAATTGAACTTTACGCAAAACGTAGATTACAAAAGGGTTTTGCCTTTGGCCCAGATTCTTACTTACAACACGAGCTGGAAGCCTCTTTTATGTATGAAGATACGCCAGATCAAAGTACCGCTACCCAGGCGGTAAAAGAAGATATGGAAAACGAGCGCCCTATGGATCGGTTGGTTTGTGGGGATGTTGGTTTCGGGAAAACAGAGGTTGCTATTCGGGCAGCTTTTAAAGCGGTAGATAACGGTAAACAAGTTGCTGTTCTGGTGCCAACCACTATTTTGGCATTTCAACATCACGAAACTTTCTCTGAACGTTTAAAGGATTTTCCGGTAACGGTAGATTATCTAAATAGGTTTAGAACCGCTAAAGAACGGCGTGAAACTTTAGCAGATTTGGAGAATGGAAAAGTAGATATTGTGATTGGTACACACCAATTGGTAAATAAAGCAGTGAAATTCAAAGATCTTGGTTTATTAATCGTAGATGAAGAGCAAAAATTTGGAGTTTCGGTAAAAGATAAGCTCAAGACTATAAAAGAGAATGTAGATACACTAACGCTTACTGCCACGCCTATTCCAAGAACACTTCAGTTTAGTTTAATGGCCGCAAGGGATTTATCTACCATTACCACACCGCCTCCAAATAGATATCCTATTGAAACTAATGTAATTCGCTTTTCCGAAGAAACTATTCGGGATGCAGTTTCTTATGAAATTCAGCGTGGCGGGCAGGTTTTCTTTATTCATAACAGGATTGAAAATATTAAAGAAGTCGCTGGAATGATTCAGCGTGTGGTGCCAGATGCTAAGGTTGGGGTAGGACACGGGCAGATGGAAGGTAAGAAGCTGGAAAAACTGATGCTGAGTTTTATCAATGGTGAATTTGATGTCCTGGTTTCAACAACGATCGTGGAAAGCGGACTTGATGTGACCAATGCGAACACTATTTTTATTAATAATGCGAATAATTTTGGGGTTTCAGATCTTCACCAGATGCGAGGTAGAGTAGGCCGAAGCAACAAAAAAGCTTTTTGTTATTTTATAACGCCACCATACTCTGTAATGACCGAAGATGCCCGTAAAAGAATTAGTGCCCTGGAACAATTTTCTGAATTAGGAAGCGGTATAAATATCGCGATGAAAGATTTAGAAATTCGTGGTGCCGGGGATTTACTGGGTGGCGAACAAAGCGGATTTATCAATGAAATTGGTTTTGATACCTACCAGAAGATTTTAAATGAAGCCATTGAGGAATTAAAAGAAAATGAATTCCAGGAGCTGTATAGCGAATCTGAAAATATAGAGGATAAAACCTTTGTAAAAGATGCGCAGATCGATACCGATTTTGAAATTCTTTTTCCCGATGATTATATCAATAATATTACTGAAAGACTTAATTTATATACGCAATTAAATAATATTACTTCAGAAGAGGAATTGCAAAAGTTCGAAGCCGAGCTTGTAGACCGTTTTGGGGAATTACCAACCCGGGCAGTAGACTTACTGAATAGTGTTCGAATAAAATGGATCGCGGCGAGTATAGGTTTGGAAAAGATCATATTAAAACAAGGCAAATTGATAGGTTATTTTATTTCCGATCAACAATCCAGGTTTTACCAAACCAATACATTTACCAAAGTGCTGCAATATGTACAAACACATAGGCAAAAATGCACAATGAAAGAGAAGAAAACCAGGAATGGCCTGCGTTTGCTTTTAACTTTTGAAAAGATTAATTCGATAGAAAGCGTTTTAAAAGTTTTGCAACCCCTTGATTTTAGATTGAAGGAAGAAGAGGTAGAAAAGACTGCTTAA